One Nothobranchius furzeri strain GRZ-AD chromosome 7, NfurGRZ-RIMD1, whole genome shotgun sequence genomic window, TGTTAACACCAGGTATGATAATTACGGGGAATTCAAAGGTTTACAAAGTAGAGGAAGTTCTTGGTTCTGGGACGTGTGGACAGGTGGCCAGGTGCTGCATACGGGGAACAGAAAAGGTTGTAGCTTTGAAAACAATGAGTGGCCtagatttcagcagtttttacAATGATACTAAAATATTAGAACGTCTGAACAAACTCCCACAATACAATAACCATTTTATCAGATTGAACGACAGTTTCTGCTTTCAAGACTTTCTTTATCAGGAATTCGAGCTTTTGGATAGGGATCTGTGGGACTTTATGGAGAAAGGTGGTTATTTAAAGGTGGCTGAAGTCAGAGCAATTGCCCAGCAGACGTTAGAAGCTCTTAGCGCTTTGAAACAGCTTGGTATTACGCACACAGATCTGAAACTTGATAATATCATGCTTGTAAATCATGAAGCACAGCCATTCAGAGTGAAGCTGATTGATTTTGGGTCAGCTTGTGAGACTGAACGTTTACTACGGAAAAGTATCTATCAGCTTTTGCTGTACAGAGCTCCAGAGATAACTCTTGGTCTACCACGAGATGAAGCTATGGACACTTGGAGTCTTGGCTGTGTCTTGTCTGTTCTGTTTCTTCATCGTTTTCCATTCCCACATGAAAACGAATACGATAAtctgagaataattataaagCTCCTTGGTCAACCTGACCAAAAACTACTGGACGAGGGGACTCTAGTCTCAGACTATTTCAGAAAAGGTAAGAACGGGTCTGAATGCTCTTGGAGATTTAAAACCCTGAAACAATACGAAAAGAAGAGAGGAGCGGTGTCTACGAGGGCAGACGCAGCCTTTGATGATTTAACAACGCTGGATGACATGTTTttctctgaaaacacccaaaactCAACTGAAAATGAAGATATCAAAGCTTTTCTTGACCTCGTGAAGAAAATGTTAACAGTGGATCCAGCAAACCGGATTCTGCCAGCTGATGCTCTAAAACACCCTTTCATCACGATGGAGCATCTTGATGGCTCTTCAGGTAAACGTTATGTGAGAAACGCTCGTAAATTAATGAGAAATGTCCAACCAGGGAAATTTCCTTCAGATGGTGAAAGTGTAATCAGCGAACGCCCTGGGCCCAGTCAGGTGCCAGGTGTTCAAACAGACTTAGATAGATCTTTACCAAAGACAGAATGTGATAAATCGGCATTCAGTACAAAATTTAGTTCTAAAGAAATAGTAGAGGGTTATTTAACAGAATGCAAAAGAGGAAACATTGCAGAGAAAACTTCTATTGACACCAGAGAGAAGAATGAGTCACTTCATGTCTTGAAGAATGAAGAAGCAATGTGTAGCAAAAAGTTATTAGAGTTAACCAGCACAGTAAACACAGAGGAACTGCATATGGGTAATCTTTCACCAAACCAATCTACAGATTGGGAAACTTCTTCCTCAGACACACATGAGACAAACTCATCTGACTCAGAAAGCTCATCTTCAAAACTAATCCCAGGTATGATGATTACTGGCGATTCAAAGGATTACATTGTAGAAGAAGTACTTGGATCTGGGTCATACGGAGCGGTGGCCAGGTGCCGTATACGGGGAACAGAAAAGGTTGTAGCTTTGAAAACAATGAGTGGCCTTGATTCCAGCAGTTTTTACAATGAGACTAAAATATTAGAACGTCTGAACAAACTCCCACAATACAATAACCATTTTATCAGATTGAATGACAGTTTCTGCTTTCAAGACTTTCTTTATCAGGAATTCGAGCTTTTGGATAAGGATCTGTGGGACTTTGTGAAGAAAGATGTTTCTTTAAAGGTGGCTGAAGTCAGAGTGATTGCCCAGCAGACGTTAGAAGCTCTTAGCGCTTTGAAACAGCTTGGTATTACGCACACAGATCTGAAACTTGATAATATCATGCTTGTAAATCATGAAGCACAACCATTCAGAGTGAAGCTGATTGATTTTGGGTTGGCTGTTGAGACTGAACGTTTACTACGGAAAAGTATCTATCAAACTTTGCCGTACAGAGCTCCAGAGATAACTCTTGGTCTACCACGAGATGAAGCTATAGACACTTGGAGTCTTGGCTGTCTCTTGTCTGTTCTGTTTCTTCATTGTTTGCCGTTCCCACATGAAAACGAATACGATAATCTAAGAAtaattctgaagttccttggtcagCCTGACCAAAAACTACTGGACGAGGGGATTCTAGTCTCAGACTATTTCAGAAAAGGTAAGAACGGGTCTGAATGCTCTTGGAGATTTAAAACCCTGAAACAATATGAAAAGAAGAGAGGAGCGGTGTCTACGAGGGCAGACGAAGCCTATGATGAGTTAACAACGTTGGATGACATGTTTTTCTCTCAAAACACCCAAAACTCATCTGAAAATGAAGATATCAAAGCTTTTCTTGACCTCGTGAAGAAAATGTTAACAGTGGATCCAGCAAACCGGATTCTGCCAGCTGATGCTCTAAAACACCCTTTCATCACGATGGAGCATCTTGATGGCTCTTCAGATAAAAGTTATGTGAGAAACGCTCGTAAATTAATGAGAAATGTCCAACCAGGGAAATTTCCTTCAGATGGTGAAAGTGTAATCAGCGAACGCCCTGGGCCCAGTCAGGTGCCAGGTGTTCAAACAGACTTAGATAGATCTTTACCAAAGGCAGAATGTGATAAATCGGCATTCAGTACAAAATTTAGTTCAAAAGAAATAGTAGAGGGTTATTTAACAGAATGCAAAAGAGGAaacgttacagagaaaacttctaTTGACACCAGAGAGAAGAATGAGTCACTTCATGTCTTGAAGAATGAAGAAGCAATGTGTAGCAAAAAGTCATTGGAGAAAACCAGCACAGTAAACACAGAGGAACTGCATATGGGTAATCTTTCACCAGACCGATCTACAGATTGGGAAACTTCTTCCTCAGACACAGATGAGACAAACTCATCTGACTCAGAAAGCTCATCTTCAAAACTAATCCCAGGTATGATGATTACTGGTGACTCAAAGGATTACATTGTAGAAGAGGTACTTGGATCTGGGTCATACGGAGCGGTGGCCAGGTGCCGAATATGGGGAACAGAAAAGGTTGTAGCTTTGAAAAAAAGCAGTGGCCTTGATTCCAGCAGTTTTTACAATGAGACTAAAATATTAGAACGTCTGAACAAACTCCCACAATGCGATAACCATTTTATCAGACTGAACGACAGTTTCTGTTCTCAAGATGTTCTTTATCAGGAATTCGAGCTTTTGGATAAGGATCTGTGGGACTTTACAGAGAAAGGTGGTCCTTTAAAGGTGGCTGAAGTCAGAGTGATTGCCCAGCAGACGTTAGTAGCGCTTAACACTTTGAAACATCTTGGTATTACTCACACAGATCTGAAACTTGAAAATATCATGCTTGTAAATCATGAAGCACAACCATTCAGAGTGAAGCTGATTGATTTTGGGTTGGCTGTTGAGACTGAACGTTTACTACAGAAAGGTATCTTTCAAACTTTGCCGTACAGAGCTCCAGAGATAACTCTTGGTCTACCACGAGATGAAGCTATAACCACTTGGAGTCTTGGCTGTCTCTTGTCTGTTCTGTTTCTTCATTATTTTCCGTTCCCACATGAAAACGAATACGATAAtctgagaataattataaagCTCCTTGGTCAACCTGACCAAAAACTACTGGACGAGGGGACTCTAGTCTCAGACTATTTCAGAAAAGGTAAGAACGGGTCTGAATGCTCTTGGAGATTTAAAACCCTGAAACAATACGAAAAGAAGAGAGGAGCGGTGTCTACGAGGGCAGACGCAGCCTATGATGATTATACAACGCTGGATGACATGTTTttctctgaaaaca contains:
- the LOC107373320 gene encoding uncharacterized protein, producing the protein MAKSTQECLNNSTIRIKEGISVASRSEVYQINKLSHYRKFSQIAECQNVRTGEILAIKFVKNKFYSQNKREVQILKQLKMLNLQDSNIVNFSECFSYQDRTCLVYEKLDSTFLELVLAANGTPVHLIEIRAIAYQMLVALTALNNSGFTHANIKPENIMTMDEDSHQYGVKLIGFSNSAKTSDLCDLKIPLDCGYTAPEVYLDCPLDESLDIWSLGCTLAFLFLGQHMSPVDCEYQYMRFIVDVLGQPENELLEKACQSRRFFKKVKQGSDYVWRLRTPKEFEKTTGSEVKKTDCNNFTDLSDFLSKSNQPEPIDNDDTEAFIDLLIKMLNVDPALRIKPADALNHPFITMTHLRYISDEFYLTESQRIMKECQHREQENTYSSLSTPNSNREQTPDLDFSKEGKINPSHSVQAEIRTGTSSIETKTEKKNTPHSDPRKISPNDEKFNQLFSSENFEGANSEDSKMDLSIKWKDEGSSSTDSQCIPSMLTPGMIITGNSKVYKVEEVLGSGTCGQVARCCIRGTEKVVALKTMSGLDFSSFYNDTKILERLNKLPQYNNHFIRLNDSFCFQDFLYQEFELLDRDLWDFMEKGGYLKVAEVRAIAQQTLEALSALKQLGITHTDLKLDNIMLVNHEAQPFRVKLIDFGSACETERLLRKSIYQLLLYRAPEITLGLPRDEAMDTWSLGCVLSVLFLHRFPFPHENEYDNLRIIIKLLGQPDQKLLDEGTLVSDYFRKGKNGSECSWRFKTLKQYEKKRGAVSTRADAAFDDLTTLDDMFFSENTQNSTENEDIKAFLDLVKKMLTVDPANRILPADALKHPFITMEHLDGSSGKRYVRNARKLMRNVQPGKFPSDGESVISERPGPSQVPGVQTDLDRSLPKTECDKSAFSTKFSSKEIVEGYLTECKRGNIAEKTSIDTREKNESLHVLKNEEAMCSKKLLELTSTVNTEELHMGNLSPNQSTDWETSSSDTHETNSSDSESSSSKLIPGMMITGDSKDYIVEEVLGSGSYGAVARCRIRGTEKVVALKTMSGLDSSSFYNETKILERLNKLPQYNNHFIRLNDSFCFQDFLYQEFELLDKDLWDFVKKDVSLKVAEVRVIAQQTLEALSALKQLGITHTDLKLDNIMLVNHEAQPFRVKLIDFGLAVETERLLRKSIYQTLPYRAPEITLGLPRDEAIDTWSLGCLLSVLFLHCLPFPHENEYDNLRIILKFLGQPDQKLLDEGILVSDYFRKGKNGSECSWRFKTLKQYEKKRGAVSTRADEAYDELTTLDDMFFSQNTQNSSENEDIKAFLDLVKKMLTVDPANRILPADALKHPFITMEHLDGSSDKSYVRNARKLMRNVQPGKFPSDGESVISERPGPSQVPGVQTDLDRSLPKAECDKSAFSTKFSSKEIVEGYLTECKRGNVTEKTSIDTREKNESLHVLKNEEAMCSKKSLEKTSTVNTEELHMGNLSPDRSTDWETSSSDTDETNSSDSESSSSKLIPGMMITGDSKDYIVEEVLGSGSYGAVARCRIWGTEKVVALKKSSGLDSSSFYNETKILERLNKLPQCDNHFIRLNDSFCSQDVLYQEFELLDKDLWDFTEKGGPLKVAEVRVIAQQTLVALNTLKHLGITHTDLKLENIMLVNHEAQPFRVKLIDFGLAVETERLLQKGIFQTLPYRAPEITLGLPRDEAITTWSLGCLLSVLFLHYFPFPHENEYDNLRIIIKLLGQPDQKLLDEGTLVSDYFRKGKNGSECSWRFKTLKQYEKKRGAVSTRADAAYDDYTTLDDMFFSENTQNSTENEDIKAFLDLVKKMLTVDPANRILPADALKHPFITMEHLDGSSGKCYVRNARKLMRNVQPGKFPSDGESVISERPGPNLSSKEIVKKSLEKQKGMKHTDAKRNTVLKKIKNFFTEKFHSINCYLSKFW